One genomic segment of Drosophila melanogaster chromosome 3R includes these proteins:
- the AdipoR gene encoding adiponectin receptor, isoform A produces the protein MDSATNLLEQQGSAADVSGGSHPAEVEVTTQARATFGMDAEGHATGEAVTTTTATLRREGSDEDIFEQVQMILRKRRGWGPEDSLSPNDLDILEYDDELVEEDDAGCPLPSTPEDTQLIEAEMTEVLKAGVLSDEIDLGALAHNAAEQAEEFVRKVWEASWKVCHYKNLPKWLQDNDFLHRGHRPPLPSFRACFKSIFRVHTETGNIWTHLLGCIAFIGVALYFISRPSVEIQTQEKIVFGAFFIGAIVCLGFSFAFHTLSCHSVEMGRLFSKLDYCGIALLIMGSFVPWLYYGFYCHYQPKVIYLSVVSILGILSIVVSLWDKFSEPALRPLRAGVFMSFGLSGVIPAIHYSIMEGWFSQMSRASLGWLILMGLLYILGALLYALRVPERWFPGKFDIWGQSHQIFHILVIAAAFVHYHGISEMAMYRVMYSECTVPIEPITF, from the exons ATGGATTCGGCCACTAATCTCCTCGAGCAACAGGGCTCAGCGGCTGATGTGAGTGGCGGGAGCCATCCCGCCGAGGTGGAGGTAACCACCCAGGCTCGAGCCACTTTCGGCATGGACGCCGAAGGACATGCTACCGGCGAGGCGGTGACCACCACCACGGCCACCTTGCGTAGAGAAGGTTCAGACGAGGATATCTTTGAGCAGGTGCAGATGATCCTGCGCAAGCGACGTGGCTGGGGACCGGAGGACTCGCTTAGCCCCAATGATCTGGACATTCTGGAGTACGACGATGAGTTGGTCGAGGAGGATGACGCCGGTTGTCCACTCCCCTCGACCCCGGAGGACACACAGCTTATTGAGGCGGAG ATGACGGAAGTGCTGAAGGCCGGAGTTCTCTCCGATGAAATTGATTTGGGCGCATTGGCACACAATGCCGCCGAGCAGGCAGAGGAGTTTGTGCGCAAG GTCTGGGAGGCTAGCTGGAAAGTGTGCCACTACAAAAATCTACCCAAGTGGCTGCAGGATAACGACTTCCTACACCGCGGCCATCGCCCACCGCTCCCCTCTTTCCGTGCGTgctttaaatcaattttccGCGTGCACACGGAAACGGGCAACATCTGGACACATCTTCTTGGCTGCATCGCCTTCATCGGCGTGGCATTATACTTCATCTCGCGTCCCTCGGTTGAGATCCAGACACAGGAGAAGATCGTTTTTGGCGCCTTCTTTATCGGTGCGATTGTGTGCCTAGGATTCTCATTCGCTTTTCACACACTGAGCTGTCATTCTGTAGAGATGGGAAGACTGTTTTCTAA ACTTGACTACTGTGGAATTGCGCTGCTGATCATGGGTTCCTTTGTGCCTTGGCTGTACTATGGCTTCTACTGTCATTACCAGCCAAAGGTGATATACCTATCCGTTGTTAGCATTCTGGGCATCCTCTCCATCGTGGTCTCGCTATGGGACAAGTTTTCGGAGCCGGCACTTCGTCCCTTGCGCGCTGGCGTATTTATGAGCTTTGGCCTGTCGGGTGTGATTCCAGCTATTCACTACAGCATCATGGAGGGCTGGTTCAGCCAGATGAGCCGCGCCAGTCTGGGATGGCTAATTCTGATGG GCCTCCTCTACATTCTGGGCGCACTGCTGTACGCCCTCCGTGTTCCCGAACGCTGGTTCCCTGGAAAGTTTGACATTTGG GGTCAATCACATCAAATATTCCACATACTGGTCATTGCGGCCGCTTTTGTCCACTACCATGGCATCTCTGAAATGGCCATGTACCGCGTCATGTATAGCGAATGCACTGTTCCCATCGAACCAATAACCTTTTAG
- the AdipoR gene encoding adiponectin receptor, isoform B, producing the protein MQTQPEVIVRVNPDLEPDLSQETYRTQNPDTVKEQAENAVMTEVLKAGVLSDEIDLGALAHNAAEQAEEFVRKVWEASWKVCHYKNLPKWLQDNDFLHRGHRPPLPSFRACFKSIFRVHTETGNIWTHLLGCIAFIGVALYFISRPSVEIQTQEKIVFGAFFIGAIVCLGFSFAFHTLSCHSVEMGRLFSKLDYCGIALLIMGSFVPWLYYGFYCHYQPKVIYLSVVSILGILSIVVSLWDKFSEPALRPLRAGVFMSFGLSGVIPAIHYSIMEGWFSQMSRASLGWLILMGLLYILGALLYALRVPERWFPGKFDIWGQSHQIFHILVIAAAFVHYHGISEMAMYRVMYSECTVPIEPITF; encoded by the exons ATGCAGACCCAGCCGGAGGTTATAGTGCGTGTCAACCCGGATCTGGAGCCGGATCTCAGTCAAGAAACTTACAGAACCCAAAACCCTGACACAGTCAAGGAGCAAGCTGAAAATGCAGTC ATGACGGAAGTGCTGAAGGCCGGAGTTCTCTCCGATGAAATTGATTTGGGCGCATTGGCACACAATGCCGCCGAGCAGGCAGAGGAGTTTGTGCGCAAG GTCTGGGAGGCTAGCTGGAAAGTGTGCCACTACAAAAATCTACCCAAGTGGCTGCAGGATAACGACTTCCTACACCGCGGCCATCGCCCACCGCTCCCCTCTTTCCGTGCGTgctttaaatcaattttccGCGTGCACACGGAAACGGGCAACATCTGGACACATCTTCTTGGCTGCATCGCCTTCATCGGCGTGGCATTATACTTCATCTCGCGTCCCTCGGTTGAGATCCAGACACAGGAGAAGATCGTTTTTGGCGCCTTCTTTATCGGTGCGATTGTGTGCCTAGGATTCTCATTCGCTTTTCACACACTGAGCTGTCATTCTGTAGAGATGGGAAGACTGTTTTCTAA ACTTGACTACTGTGGAATTGCGCTGCTGATCATGGGTTCCTTTGTGCCTTGGCTGTACTATGGCTTCTACTGTCATTACCAGCCAAAGGTGATATACCTATCCGTTGTTAGCATTCTGGGCATCCTCTCCATCGTGGTCTCGCTATGGGACAAGTTTTCGGAGCCGGCACTTCGTCCCTTGCGCGCTGGCGTATTTATGAGCTTTGGCCTGTCGGGTGTGATTCCAGCTATTCACTACAGCATCATGGAGGGCTGGTTCAGCCAGATGAGCCGCGCCAGTCTGGGATGGCTAATTCTGATGG GCCTCCTCTACATTCTGGGCGCACTGCTGTACGCCCTCCGTGTTCCCGAACGCTGGTTCCCTGGAAAGTTTGACATTTGG GGTCAATCACATCAAATATTCCACATACTGGTCATTGCGGCCGCTTTTGTCCACTACCATGGCATCTCTGAAATGGCCATGTACCGCGTCATGTATAGCGAATGCACTGTTCCCATCGAACCAATAACCTTTTAG
- the bond gene encoding james bond, isoform A — translation MTNYIKIVEERISGLSKGVDETVDSWFLMSSPMPVVAVVLVYLAFVLKIGPEYMKNRKPMDLKRIMVFYNAFQVLYSIWMCRTSIQESNVMASIFSKKCEINRTREQNLTLYSGAWFYFFSKIIDLLDTTFFVLRKKDNQVSFLHVYHHTITVLFSWGYLKYAPGEQGVIIGILNSGVHIIMYFYYMVAAMGPQYQKYLWWKKYMTSIQLIQFVLILGYMLTVGAKGCNMPKTLTFFFVGNTVIFLYLFGNFYRKTYKKAKSVDGGSRTTGSSLAQSALRAAGGMGCMPQTMNAGKHLLQNGQVGKAYIDLNNNSVKPMKLE, via the exons ATGACGAACTACATAAAGATTGTCGAGGAGCGAATCTCCGGCCTCTCAAAAGGAGTGG ATGAGACGGTGGACAGCTGGTTCCTAATGAGCTCACCTATGCCCGTGGTGGCCGTGGTTCTCGTCTATCTGGCGTTTGTTCTGAAAATCGGACCCGAGTACATGAAGAATCGCAAGCCCATGGACCTCAAGCGCATCATGGTGTTCTATAATGCCTTTCAGGTCTTGTACTCCATTTGGATGTGCCGCACG tccATCCAAGAGAGCAATGTGATGGCGTCGATCTTCTCGAAGAAGTGCGAGATTAACCGCACCAGGGAGCAGAATCTGACCCTCTATTCCGGTGCCTGGTTCTACTTTTTCTCGAAGATCATCGATCTGCTGGACACGACGTTCTTTGTGCTGCGCAAGAAGGACAACCAGGTGTCCTTCCTACACGTGTACCATCACACCATCACGGTGCTCTTCTCCTGGGGCTACCTGAAGTACGCTCCCGGCGAGCAGGGCGTGATCATTGGCATTCTCAACTCGGGCGTGCACATTATCATGTACTTCTACTACATGGTGGCCGCAATGGGACCCCAGTACCAGAAGTACCTGTGGTGGAAGAAGTACATGACCAGCATCCAGCTGATCCAGTTCGTCCTCATCCTGGGCTACATGCTGACCGTGGGCGCCAAGGGCTGCAACATGCCCAAGACACTGACCTTCTTCTTCGTGGGCAACACGGTCATCTTCCTTTACCTGTTCGGCAATTTCTATCGCAAGACCTACAAGAAGGCCAAGTCCGTGGATGGAGGCAGTCGCACCACCGGCAGTAGTTTGGCTCAATCCGCTCTGCGTGCCGCCGGCGGTATGGGTTGCATGCCGCAGACCATGAACGCCGGTAAGCATCTGCTCCAGAATGGCCAGGTCGGAAAGGCGTACATCGATCTGAACAACAACAGCGTGAAGCCCATGAAGCTGGAATGA
- the sit gene encoding stuck in traffic, which yields MAAVNATQVDYWNFLFTDLADPRTNDWFLIKSPLPLLGILAFYLFFVLSWGPKFMKDRKPFKLERTLLVYNFFQVALSVWMVYEGVVIWQYYSWRCQPVDWSRTPKAYREARVVYVYYLAKITELLDTIFFVLRKNDRQVTFLHVYHHTVMPMISWGTSKYYPGGHGTFIGWINSFVHIIMYSYYFLSAFGPQMQKYLWWKKYITNLQMIQFCCAFIHQTQLLYTDCGYPRWSVCFTLPNAVFFYFLFNDFYQKSYKKKQAAAKEKALSADNNNDGCAKDLNKAIQLQQEKQKAL from the exons ATGGCAGCCGTCAACGCAACACAGGTGGACTATTGGAATTTTCTGTTCACCGATCTGGCAG ATCCCCGCACCAATGACTGGTTCCTGATCAAGTCGCCACTGCCCCTGCTGGGCATCCTGGCCTTCTATCTCTTCTTCGTGCTGTCCTGGGGACCCAAGTTCATGAAGGATCGCAAACCCTTCAAGCTGGAACGCACCCTGCTCGTCTACAATTTCTTCCAGGTAGCCCTCAGTGTTTGGATGGTCTACGAGGGCGTGGTCATCTGGCAGTACTACAGCTGGCGGTGCCAGCCGGTTGATTGGTCCCGCACACCCAAGGCGTATCGTGAGGCGCGCGTCGTCTATGTCTACTATCTGGCCAAGATTACCGAGCTGCTGGACACCATTTTCTTTGTGCTGCGCAAGAATGACCGACAGGTGACCTTCCTGCATGTCTACCATCACACGGTGATGCCCATGATCAGCTGGGGCACCAGCAAGTACTATCCCGGCGGACATGGCACCTTCATTGGCTGGATCAACTCCTTCGTGCACATTATCATGTACTCCTACTACTTCCTCTCCGCCTTCGGACCCCAGATGCAGAAGTATCTGTGGTGGAAGAAGTACATCACCAACCTGCAGATG ATCCAGTTCTGCTGCGCCTTCATCCACCAGACGCAGCTGTTGTACACGGATTGTGGGTATCCCAGGTGGTCGGTGTGCTTTACCCTGCCCAACGCGGTGTTCTTCTACTTCCTGTTCAACGACTTCTACCAGAAGTCCTACAAGAAGAAGCAGGCTGCTGCCAAGGAGAAGGCTCTGTCGGCGGATAACAATAATGATGGATGTGCCAAGGACCTCAACAAGGCAAttcagctgcagcaggagAAGCAGAAGGCCTTGTAA